The DNA sequence atatttgtttttttgggaccaaaataaataataattagcCAAAATATCGTTACTAGACATATAATATTCCGAATTGTCGGATTCTCTctcctcaattttttttaactattttGAATGGAAACGAAAACTAGAAAAAAGCAAATCAAGCTGCCCGGAAAAAAGGGGCAGCTGATGTGGCATGCCCGGGCTACCCATTCTGTAAGGCTAGGAAAAAAAGGGCTTTGGATCATCTTCTGAGCAGAGGGTCTAAATCCTCCTGACCAAGCAACACGGATCGTTTGATCAAAATTTAATGACTACAAATAGAATGatcctctaaaaattataataattgtatcCGTTAGATTTTGATTCCAACAATCCGTATTACTTGGTCAGCAGGATTCAGACCCTCTGCCtagaagaggatccaaatcagaaaaaaaaaaagcatattgAGCTGCCCTGGAGAAAACGGGCAGCGGATGTGGCATGTCCGGGCTACCCGTTGTGTTGCTGGACCGTACGAGGTGAAAGGCTTTGAGGTTTTGGGAAAATGGAGGGGGTAGAGGTGGAAAAATAGGGACGGTTCGGgcaggagagagaaagagagagggtgggacatcgtacatcgtacgatcataaattattttaaatatttttattataattaaatataaataatatatgaCAAAAACTGACTGCACGATATACAATCAACAAATACGATTTGAGGATTCCGAAAATCCTTTTAAAAAGAATCTAGAGAGGATCATCATGGGGCGGGCGGGTGGGCGGACGGAAACGCGCGCGTCAGGTTTATATCATCACTTCACTACTCAAAGCCTGCAATGCGTGCATCTTATTGTTCTcatcttttatttaatttttttggggttttttttaatttattttttcgcCACTTTCAAAGTACTGATAATGTACTGCtttttaaaaaatcaaaatgagTAATATTGTATTACGTTATTAGTTTGAAATATCGTATCATGAAGTATCCGATGTTTGTAAGTTCTTATGAAAATTTTGCAAAAGGCATCATTGTCTGCAATGTGTGCATCTTATTATtctcatctttttctttttttcaattttccacTTGTTTTTGTTATGCTAAATTGAAAGTATTTCAGAATCTTATTTAGTTGTTCAAttgagtaattaaaaaaaaaagtgcaaaaGGAGAAAACGAAAATGTGTAGTCATTActagtaaaagaaaaaaaaaaaccagatgaATAAAGAATGTTATGCTGGCATTGCACTTAGATTCGTTAGGTACACTACTATAGCAATACCAGTAAAGCACTGCTTTTTAAAATGAGAGACTTTTATCAGGTACACTTGCTAAGTTTATTGGATACACTCGTTAGGTACGTTACTATAACAGTAAAAGTAACGCACTGCTTTTTAAAATGAGAGACTTTTATTAGGTACGCTACTGTAACAGTACCAGTAACGCACTGTTTTTTTCAAAATGAGAGACTTTTACTAGGTAGACTCACTAGGTACGCTACTATAACAGTAATAGTAATGCACTGCTTTTCAAAATGAGACTTTTGCTAGCAACGCTAATTTAATAGTACCAATTACGCACTGCTTTTAAAAGAATTATAACGAATAGCATTATATTGCGTGCTAAGTTTGAAACACTGCACCGACGTACGGGATGCAGGTACGTTCTTGTGGAAATTTGCAAATGCTATCACATCATGTGGGGAACAGaataaaggaagaagaaaacaatgaagaaaaagaatcaGCCAAAGTCATTGCCATGCATAAAACTCAATGAAAGTCTATAATTTTTTTCTGTATAAAATGGTTACGTCTCAACACATACAGAGAATACAGTCTCCCATCGAAGGGATATTTGCAACAATTCCTATCCCCTCTCAAACCACCATTTACAACACACAGGGAACCTTGTATTTCTGGAACGAATTCGCGAATCTCGACTAAAGAAGGCAAAAGCAAACCTCGGCGCAGCGCCTGTTGTTAAGAGCCTGATGCTGGATGACTGCACATGTGACGGTTCAAAATTCTTCAACGGCTCGGTTTAAAGTGGGAGAGTGACATGCATGCTGCACTAGATATTTCCTaaataatccctgtggaaatACTGGAAGTCGCATTAATCTTCAGTGAGTACTCGGGTATGTAGGTAACACCTGTTGTGCAAGAAAATGGTACTCGATCAGAACAACAAATTCATCGGTTGGATTTTCACATTTAAGTAAAGGATAACCCTCGTAAATGGTACGAGATTTAGTTCTGAGAGAGGAACCCGAGAGAAAGCAGAAAACCAACCAAAGTGTCTTCTAGATACCGATTCATTACTTATTGATTAAATTGACTGCCCAATACTCGTTCCTTTTTTCCTAATGCTCCATCTTTAAGCAGTCAAATTAGCGGACCTAGATTCCTTAACAGAATACGCCTAAACAAGTGCtatttatcattttcttttcagACTTATTGAGTAATAATTGTTTAACAGTCAAAGCAGGACATAATTTGAACAGTAAAACTGTAGAACATACCCCCTAAGTATCAACTAATGAACCCTTATCCAAACGTACTATTAAATTTTGCGTGACATGAAGGTACGTAAACCACTCATTTTTCCTAAAGTGGTGTGTGGAAACAGAAAATGGTAGGAATACGAAGATGTTTACCTTTTTCCTTCACATCAATTTGTAGAGTGTCCAGTGTAATTATGCCATCAGTCAATGGAAGTAGCTCAAGCTTGACGGTTGCCATAGATTGAGAGGGGACGCATCTGTTGTGACgagaaaattataataactggAATACCCAtgaatacaaaatgaaaaagagagagaagaaaatagaGCATTACCCCAGTGGAACTCTACTCTGAAGCCACAGATGTGTACAACACGGACCGGTACCTGGAATGGCATCAGATAATGGAGAAGTCTGTTCGCTAAAAGAAGCTGGCCAAACTCCACCTTTCCCATGTTGTTTCTGATTGTCCGAAAGGAGTGGTGAGCTTATCGTCTGCATTGTAGGACTCTTTCCTGTAAACTCAGTTAAACTAACAAATGGACTCATTGGTGAAGTAGGGGATGAGTTCAAGGAGACCACTGAAGGAGGGGAAGTGAAAGAAGCTGGAGCAAGAACTgtcagagttagatcttctgaCATTAGATTTGAAACCTGAAGAGTTAAGACCTGCAAGATTGAAAAGTTAGATGGAACCTAATACAACATGAAAAAGGGAAATCCCACAAAGACACATTCGTGCTACCAAGTATATGAAACCTGAACGGGAAGCTGAGAGACTCCTCCATTGGGTGCACTAGATTGTCCAGACATTTCAGTTGCAACAGAGATCATAAGATCCCTTGAAACACGCGGACACCAACTTGTTGGCTGTTTGAAAAATAATCTCGACTCTGCAGATGTAACATAAAAGGAGAagaattagaaattaaaacttAGGTCCTCCAACTATGGAACATTGAGAGATATATAATTACCAGTGTAGTTGCACCGACATGATACCATAATTGCGTACTGATCAGCAGTTGAAGCACTCTTCTTTCCTTCAACAGTCTTAGCCGGCGAACGCAAGCTTGGTGCAGCATTTCCAGCCTGTAGTTGTGATGATTGAGTTCTTCTATCACCACCAGTCTTGAAATTCTTCCACAGGGATGTTGCTGGTTTAAGAATAAAGGAGTGCTCTTCACCTCTCCTGCCATGAGAAATTTTAATGAGGAGAACAAATAAATTGGGATTCCAAAAACTATACATCTTTCTTCAAAACAAGTGTGATGTAAGTAACAATGTAACATGAGTTTCAAACACGAAAGATATGAAGCTTCAACTTTACTCCAGAATGATGGTGCCCTTTTTCTATGTCACCAAGTGTGTTTGCTGTGTCAGACCTGCTATCTGAGTAGCCAGAGGTTGTTCTCCTACCCCAAATTTGTATCTAACTAGATGTAAgtcattttgtgtttttacccATTTTTCGGGCATCTAAGCTCTTTCTAAGTTCAAGAGAATTTGCCAACTGTTATACATGCAAAGGAACTTCTACGTGAACACAGAGTACCAGGAATTTCAACCGATCCATATAATTTTCTAATCCTAGGCATTAATGTGATATAAAACACACAATCACCATGAAAAATGAAGTTTCTGTAACAAGGAAAACTACAGTGTGACATGAAAACCAAATTGAGATACTAGAGACATAACAACCTGAGGGCTAGATTTGGCAAACTGTGATCATTTCCTGCTTCTATACATGCAATTGGTAATGATAAGGACTGTCCACCTTTTGAAGCCTCCTCAAAAACAATTGTTATAGCATCTATATACACCACAATATTTGGTGCATGTGTTGGAGAAACATTCTGCACAACAAAAGGAAAATGTGAGACAAAGCCTAGCAAACATGTCGTTCCTAACAAGATATTAGACATTATAAAAATATCAAGGCAAAACAAGTATTAACCCATGTTCTGGAGAAATATTCTGCAAAACAAAATGATAACTTAATAGGAATGTGAGACAAAGCCTaacaaaaatgtcatttcaaaCAAGAGGGATTAGACATTATAAAACTTCCAGGAGGAAAATCAAAAGCACAATTAACAAACACCTTGACCTAGTCAATCATTGCTCACACCTTTATCTGGACACAAAGAAGGTCATCTGTATTGCAGTCAGCAGCAAAAGAATGGATTTCTACAGGTTGTATGATTTCAAGTTTTctcctccaccttcttccagGTATATAGATTCCCTCCAATCCACAACAAACAGAAAATCTTTCTCGCTCCAATGACACGCCTCGAAAAGATAAAAGCCCCTCGCCACCagtttttttattcttcaagAACTTCTGAGATGAATTCTGATCCCAgtcttcaagatcaaagcttggCTTAGAACTTGCAGCTTTAATAGGTGCAGGTGGTGGTGTAGTATTTTGTGGTAATGATGACATGGAGTAACTTCTAAAATGGGAGAAGAGTTGAGAACCAGATTTTTGAGATGTGCTACCAATTCCTGAATTGGAAGTTAAAGCAGGAGATAAAGGGCGAGCTGGAGGTGGAAGGGTGTTATCCAAAGGGAGCAACCATTTCAACAATTCTCCACATGGGTCCTGATTTGCATCAACTAAGTTGTCCTGAGTGTCAGCAAACAAACTTCTCTCACGATATTTCTCAAACTGAAGAATCTCAATAACAGGGTCATTCAAAAAATCTACGCCAACATTCACTTGTAAAAGAACCTGCATCCTTCCAAACAAGAAAATGGAATGAGAATAAGTGATCTGAACAACTGCTTACAATAGCCATGAATGtgggaggaaaaagaaaattcagtATATTTTAAAATGGAAGGTATAGAATAAACAAAGCAACCGTAGAAAATTTAACTTAGGGGTAAGGAATTTGTTATCAGAGTTACAAAACTTACTTATTTTAGTACAAACTAAGACCCGCCAGGGATTTTCTCTTATAAAACCTTGCAGGAAGCTTAACAACTAAAGCTGTATGAATATGGAGGAAATTCTACTCTAAACTTTCAGCTAACAAATGAAGACCAAACCAGCAAACACATATAAGACATGGATTCTTCAATGTACACCTAAAACCTGCTAAACACACCTATCTAATATTCAACTAACATTGTTTTCCTACCGTCACCTGAAAACAAAATCATTGGAAATTCGATGAGCACAGAATAACATAAATCTTAAAAAATTCCGGCTGCAACAGTCATTGCCAGTGAGCCGTGGTCAGcctaagaaaaagaaagaaaattatatGAGAGGTACTTTGGGATTATACGGGGTTAAGTGTGAAGACTAGCTGGATGGCTAAACAAAATCTTTGGTGAAGATAGAAGATACCCAGTTTTTCACCATAAAACAATGTCCCGATATCTATTTGATATTTCGTTTCTCAAGCGAGTTGAAGTATGATATGAATATACATATGGTGTGCGTGCATATATATACAGTATACACACAATACGTATCTATACAATGAATAACCTACAAGCTTCATTGCACATACCACTATGTCTCCATTAGAAAGAGAGCAACACTTGACATTATTTCTTGCTACGCCTCCAGAGACTTTGGGATCAAAATTCCCTTTATCAATAATGGCATTTACTGCAGTTTTCTGGGTTCCATCTTCCGTGGACTCTTGACCATCCACATCAACCGATTCTGAAGACTTCTTAGAAGTACCTTTTTTTGCCCAAAGTGCCTCACTTGAGTCTGCAATCCTAACAAAAAAATGAGAACTCTCAAACCTTTGCAATAAAATTTCCGTCTGTCTTTTGTGATCCTCCATTCTGAGAAGAGATTCACTAGCAGAAACATCCTTTTGTGAACCAGTCTTCTCTTTTGAAAGGGTTTCACCATTTTGATCTGCACCTTGACTATCAGGACTCATATCTCCCTTTCCCAACAATGTACCATTGCCATCTTCCACATTTCCATTTTGTTTCTTTGGGCTTAGTCTTAAGCCATTTTTACTCATGGCTGCAGCTAATTTAAAGGGAGTAATAATTTCTGTGTCCTGCTTACACGCTGACAAGCATGCAAGGATATGAACTTGTTCACCTGGATTAAAAAATAGATTTCAGGTCCTAATGAAGGATGTGTCCTCCATGTGAAATATAAAAAGGCATGTCAAGACCGAAAGAGTCGGGAGATTGAAGAACTACCAGGGAAAACAAAGGACCGGTCCAGAGAGCGTAATGACTGTATATCCGGTGCATCATTCCAATTATCAGGGAGTTCTTCTGCAAGAGCAAAACAAGCTTTATACATACTAGTTTATAATCACCATGGTAGAATTACGTATTTAATACATAATGTAAGTACTTAGTCAACTACATTTTTGTAtatcataactcatatgcaaAATATCAGAACATAGTTTAGTATAACGGAAAGCACTTACTGTATGGAATGGAGATCCATCCCTCCTCATCAGAGACATCATAATGCTTTGCTATGACAGAGGTTTCCTTCTCTGCACCAATTCCATTTTCACCTCTAGATTCACTTTCTCCAGCATTATCTTCGATTGTGGAATACTGTGGATATGAATCTTCACCAATTAGACTCTCCaaggttgttgcagattttggGGTAGGATACGTCTCTGCAGGTGGTTCGTGAACAGGAGGCACAGGCGGTACAAACGGAACAGACGGCT is a window from the Malus domestica chromosome 16, GDT2T_hap1 genome containing:
- the LOC103416653 gene encoding uncharacterized protein; the protein is MNFLMRSTQHVQRVTAEQPSVPFVPPVPPVHEPPAETYPTPKSATTLESLIGEDSYPQYSTIEDNAGESESRGENGIGAEKETSVIAKHYDVSDEEGWISIPYKELPDNWNDAPDIQSLRSLDRSFVFPGEQVHILACLSACKQDTEIITPFKLAAAMSKNGLRLSPKKQNGNVEDGNGTLLGKGDMSPDSQGADQNGETLSKEKTGSQKDVSASESLLRMEDHKRQTEILLQRFESSHFFVRIADSSEALWAKKGTSKKSSESVDVDGQESTEDGTQKTAVNAIIDKGNFDPKVSGGVARNNVKCCSLSNGDIVVLLQVNVGVDFLNDPVIEILQFEKYRERSLFADTQDNLVDANQDPCGELLKWLLPLDNTLPPPARPLSPALTSNSGIGSTSQKSGSQLFSHFRSYSMSSLPQNTTPPPAPIKAASSKPSFDLEDWDQNSSQKFLKNKKTGGEGLLSFRGVSLERERFSVCCGLEGIYIPGRRWRRKLEIIQPVEIHSFAADCNTDDLLCVQIKNVSPTHAPNIVVYIDAITIVFEEASKGGQSLSLPIACIEAGNDHSLPNLALRRGEEHSFILKPATSLWKNFKTGGDRRTQSSQLQAGNAAPSLRSPAKTVEGKKSASTADQYAIMVSCRCNYTESRLFFKQPTSWCPRVSRDLMISVATEMSGQSSAPNGGVSQLPVQVLTLQVSNLMSEDLTLTVLAPASFTSPPSVVSLNSSPTSPMSPFVSLTEFTGKSPTMQTISSPLLSDNQKQHGKGGVWPASFSEQTSPLSDAIPGTGPCCTHLWLQSRVPLGCVPSQSMATVKLELLPLTDGIITLDTLQIDVKEKGVTYIPEYSLKINATSSISTGII